The following coding sequences lie in one Arachis hypogaea cultivar Tifrunner chromosome 4, arahy.Tifrunner.gnm2.J5K5, whole genome shotgun sequence genomic window:
- the LOC112794522 gene encoding protein MAINTENANCE OF MERISTEMS-like, with protein sequence MVENYLRATGFYHVSRIGVIRGFHPMLAALVERWRPKIHTFVLPIGEVTVTLEDVAHIFGLPIDGEPVSGWTDSSSDFVQSQGIAIFGREPSVSHNAKWSHSERTTAWLSKTVETFRHDIDYMQKGSNMPIILWHFEWRPYHKLIVPDELHPHLEVCDIVALLVSFECVEWHPADRVMRQFGYAQPPPRTARDIPLYQHCIVLRGVKLHDWTVLHGPWIEEWPTGDTVDCGISTPFRPEIFYRWWSTEIGTYAPMDIS encoded by the exons ATGGTGGAGAACTACTTACGCGCCACGGGATTCTACCACGTCTCTAGAATTGGAGTCATAAGAGGATTTCACCCCATGTTAGCTGCTCTGGTTGAAAGGTGGAGGCCTAAAATCCACACCTTTGTATTACCGATCGGTGAGGTTACAGTGACATTAGAGGATGTCGCTCATATATTCGGCCTACCCATTGATGGAGAGCCTGTCAGTGGATGGACAGATAGTAGTAGCGACTTCGTTCAAAGTCAGGGCATAGCGATATTCGGTCGTGAGCCATCAGTCAGTCATAATGCGAA GTGGAGTCATTCGGAACGGACCACAGCCTGGTTATCCAAGACCGTAGAGACATTCAGGCATGATATAGACTACATGCAGAAG GGTTCTAATATGCCAATAATACTATGGCATTTTGAGTGGCGACCGTACCACAAATTGATCGTTCCGGACGAGTTGCATCCCCATCTTGAGGTGTGTGACATCGTTGCTCTGTTGGTGTCGTTCGAGTGTGTCGAGTGGCACCCTGCGGACCGAGTGATGCGTCAGTTTGGATATGCACAACCTCCTCCGCGGACAGCAAGGGATATTCCACTTTATCAGCATTGCATCGTTCTACGCGGAGTGAAGCTTCATGACTGGACAGTTTTGCATGGGCCATGGATAGAGGAATGGCCAACAGGCGACACAGTCGATTGCGGGATCAGCACCCCCTTCCGACCTGAAATTTTTTACCGATGGTGGAGTACCGAGATTGGTACGTACGCTCCTATGGACATCAGTTAA
- the LOC112795916 gene encoding soluble starch synthase 3, chloroplastic/amyloplastic isoform X1, giving the protein MSLQLSCKTASFNLNPFPSPIRAATSHQQCSPSMAVRGSYCINSNSDFSRRGQHKKGSSSRVKGLASKGFIPKSPIGRSNKNRYGNGGNNSRAKGDSLAPIVSDKDISGDDNRQRLNGNIDAEEAGEGEVGIFQSGETVKGTNSDNHDEISEETVNEEASGLLKLELEANSGKQEIERIAEENLSQGTKVFVYPPVVKPDEDIEVFLNKSVSTLSYEQDIFIMGAFNDWRWKSFTFRLSKTHLKGDWWSCQIHIPREAYKVDFVFFNGQDVYDNNDQKDFFIPVVGGMDELAFEDFLLEEKRKELEKLAREEAERERQAEEQRRREAEEAAKEADRLQARAETERRRELLPQLMENAVRSLDKVWYVEPSEFKGKDLIRLYYNKSSGPLTNAEEIWIHGGYNKWKDGLSIVKKLNKPVVEGDDWWYTDVVVPEQAFVLDWVFADGPPQNAIVYDNNSNQDFHAIVTIPDEKYWVELEQLIYQKLQEERKLREEAIHAKAENTAKMKAETKERTLKGFLLSQKHIVYTEPLDVQAGSTVTVFYNPSNTNLNGKPEVWFRCSFNRWSHRNGPLPPQRMLPAENGTHVKATVKVPLDAYMMDFVFSESKDGGVFDNKFGLDYHIPVFGGIVKESPLHIIHIAVEMAPIAKVGGLGDVVTGLSRAVQDLSHNVDIILPKYDCLNLSNVKDFNFHKSYFWGGTEIKVWHGKVEGLSVYFLEPQNGFFWVGCVYGRNNDAERFGFFCHAALEFLLQSGFHPDIIHCHDWSSAPVAWLFKENYAHYGLSKAQVVFTIHNLEFGAHFIAKAMKYSDKATTVSPTYSREIAGHPAVAPNLHKFHGIINGIDPDIWDPYNDNFIPVPYTSENVVEGKRAAKQALQERLGLKQADLPLVGIITRLTHQKGIHLIKHAIWRTLECGGQVVLLGSAPDHRIQNDFQNLANQLHSSHSDHARLCLSYDEPLSHLIYAGADFILVPSIFEPCGLTQLTAMRYGSIPVVRKTGGLYDTVFDVDHDKDRAQTQGLEPNGFSFDGADAGGVDYALNRAISAWYDGRDLFNSLCKRVMEQDWSWNRPALDYLELYHAARKAASNS; this is encoded by the exons ATGTCTTTGCAACTCAGCTGCAAAACCGCATCTTTCAATCTCAACCCATTTCCTTCTCCGATAAGAGCGGCAACAAGCCACCAACAA TGTTCACCAAGCATGGCAGTTAGGGGTTCTTATTGCATCAATTCTAATTCAG ATTTTTCAAGGAGAGGACAGCATAAGAAGGGATCAAGCTCAAGGGTGAAGGGCCTTGCTTCCAAGGGTTTCATACCAAAATCACCAATTGGAAGAAGCAACAAGAACAGGTATGGGAATGGGGGGAATAATAGTAGAGCCAAGGGGGATTCATTAGCTCCAATAGTTAGTGACAAAGACATCTCAGGAGATGATAATAGGCAAAGACTCAATGGGAATATTGATGCCGAGGAAGCGGGTGAAGGGGAAGTTGGGATTTTTCAGTCTGGGGAAACTGTAAAAGGAACCAATTCTGATAACCATGATGAAATAAGTGAGGAAACTGTAAATGAGGAAGCTTCTGGGTTGTTGAAGTTAGAGTTGGAAGCAAATTCAGGCAAGCAGGAAATCGAGAGGATCGCCGAAGAAAACCTTTCACAAGGGACCAAGGTATTTGTATATCCTCCTGTAGTTAAGCCTGATGAAGATATAGAAGTGTTTCTTAACAAAAGTGTTTCAACACTAAGTTATGAACAAGACATTTTCATCATGGGTGCATTTAATGATTGGAGGTGGAAATCTTTTACCTTTAGGTTAAGTAAAACACATCTCAAAGGTGATTGGTGGTCTTGCCAAATTCACATTCCAAGAGAAGCCTACAAAGTAGACTTTGTGTTCTTCAATGGCCAGGATGTGTATGACAATAATGACCAAAAGGACTTCTTCATACCCGTTGTTGGTGGAATGGATGAGCTAGCTTTCGAAGATTTCTTGCTCGAGGAGAAACGAAAGGAACTAGAAAAGCTTGCCAGGGAGGAAGCCGAAAGGGAAAGACAGGCGGAAGAGCAAAGACGAAGGGAAGCTGAGGAGGCTGCTAAAGAAGCAGACAGGTTACAGGCAAGGGCGGAAACTGAAAGAAGGCGAGAATTGTTGCCACAATTGATGGAAAATGCTGTGAGGTCCCTTGATAAAGTTTGGTATGTTGAACCTAGTGAATTTAAAGGCAAGGACTTGATTAGACTATATTATAATAAAAGCTCAGGTCCTCTTACAAATGCTGAGGAAATTTGGATTCATGGTGGGTACAATAAGTGGAAGGATGGATTATCAATTGTAAAAAAGCTTAACAAACCTGTCGTAGAAGGCGATGATTGGTGGTATACTGATG TCGTTGTACCTGAACAAGCTTTTGTACTGGATTGGGTATTTGCTGATGGTCCACCTCAAAATGCTATTGTGTATGATAACAATAGTAATCAAGACTTCCATGCTATTGTCACAATACCTGATGAAAAATATTGGGTTGAGTTAGAGCAGCTGATATACCAAAAACTCCAGGAGGAAAGGAAGTTAAGAGAAGAAGCTATTCATGCAAAG GCTGAAAATACAGCAAAAATGAAAGCTGAAACAAAGGAAAGAACTTTGAAAGGATTTTTGCTTTCCCAAAAGCATATTGTCTACACAGAGCCTCTAGATGTTCAAGCAGGAAGCACAGTGACAGTATTTTATAACCCCTCCAACACAAATCTCAATGGAAAACCTGAGGTCTGGTTTAGATGTTCGTTTAATCGTTGGTCTCACCGTAATGGTCCTTTGCCACCTCAAAGAATGCTGCCAGCAGAGAATGGTACTCATGTTAAAGCCACAG TCAAGGTTCCACTGGATGCATACATGATGGATTTTGTATTCTCCGAGAGTAAAGATGGTGGAGTCTTTGATAACAAATTTGGACTGGATTATCACATACCTGTTTTTGGAGGTATTGTAAAGGAATCACCTTTGCATATCATCCATATTGCCGTTGAGATGGCCCCAATTGCAAAG GTTGGAGGCCTTGGTGATGTTGTTACTGGTCTATCCCGGGCCGTCCAGGATTTAAGTCACAATGTGGACATCATTCTTCCAAAGTATGACTGTTTGAACCTTAGCAAT GTAAAGGACTTCAATTTTCACAAAAGCTATTTCTGGGGTGGAACTGAAATAAAAGTATGGCATGGAAAGGTTGAAGGCCTCTCTGTCTACTTTTTGGAGCCTCAAAATGG ATTTTTCTGGGTTGGATGTGTATATGGTCGTAATAACGATGCAGAGAGATTTGGTTTCTTTTGTCATGCTGCTCTTGAATTTCTACTCCAAAGTGGATTCCATCCT GATATAATTCACTGCCATGATTGGTCCAGTGCTCCAGTTGCATGGTTATTTAAAGAAAACTATGCACATTATGGTCTTAGTAAAGCACAAGTTGTCTTCACAATTCATAACCTTGAATTCGGAGCTCACTTCATCGCGAAAGCTATGAAATACTCGGACAAAGCTACAACT GTTTCCCCCACTTATTCAAGGGAGATTGCTGGACATCCTGCAGTTGCCCCTAATCTTCACAAGTTCCATGGCATAATAAATGGAATTGATCCAGATATATGGGACCCTTATAATGACAATTTTATTCCT GTACCATACACATCTGAAAATGTTGTTGAAGGGAAAAGAGCTGCCAAGCAAGCTCTCCAGGAAAGGCTTGGTTTGAAACAAGCTGATCTTCCTTTAGTTGGAATCATTACTCGATTGACTCATCAGAAAGGAATCCATCTCATCAAACATGCCATATGGCGCACACTAGAATGCGGTGGACAG GTTGTATTACTGGGTTCGGCTCCGGACCATCGCATCCAAAATGATTTTCAGAATTTGGCCAATCAATTACATTCTTCTCATAGTGATCATGCCAGACTTTGCCTTTCATACGATGAGCCTCTTTCGCACTTG ATATATGCTGGTGCTGATTTCATTCTAGTTCCTTCAATCTTTGAGCCATGTGGACTCACTCAACTCACTGCAATGAGATACGGTTCAATACCTGTTGTTCGAAAAACTGGAG GACTTTATGATACAGTATTTGATGTTGATCATGATAAGGATAGAGCACAAACGCAAGGTCTCGAGCCAAATGGATTTAGTTTTGATGGAGCTGATGCTGGGGGTGTTGATTATGCACTAAATAG GGCAATATCAGCTTGGTATGATGGGCGTGATTTGTTCAACAGTTTATGCAAAAGGGTGATGGAGCAAGACTGGTCTTGGAACCGGCCTGCCCTTGATTATTTGGAGCTTTACCATGCAGCACGCAAGGCTGCATCTAACAGCTaa
- the LOC112795916 gene encoding soluble starch synthase 3, chloroplastic/amyloplastic isoform X2 — translation MDELAFEDFLLEEKRKELEKLAREEAERERQAEEQRRREAEEAAKEADRLQARAETERRRELLPQLMENAVRSLDKVWYVEPSEFKGKDLIRLYYNKSSGPLTNAEEIWIHGGYNKWKDGLSIVKKLNKPVVEGDDWWYTDVVVPEQAFVLDWVFADGPPQNAIVYDNNSNQDFHAIVTIPDEKYWVELEQLIYQKLQEERKLREEAIHAKAENTAKMKAETKERTLKGFLLSQKHIVYTEPLDVQAGSTVTVFYNPSNTNLNGKPEVWFRCSFNRWSHRNGPLPPQRMLPAENGTHVKATVKVPLDAYMMDFVFSESKDGGVFDNKFGLDYHIPVFGGIVKESPLHIIHIAVEMAPIAKVGGLGDVVTGLSRAVQDLSHNVDIILPKYDCLNLSNVKDFNFHKSYFWGGTEIKVWHGKVEGLSVYFLEPQNGFFWVGCVYGRNNDAERFGFFCHAALEFLLQSGFHPDIIHCHDWSSAPVAWLFKENYAHYGLSKAQVVFTIHNLEFGAHFIAKAMKYSDKATTVSPTYSREIAGHPAVAPNLHKFHGIINGIDPDIWDPYNDNFIPVPYTSENVVEGKRAAKQALQERLGLKQADLPLVGIITRLTHQKGIHLIKHAIWRTLECGGQVVLLGSAPDHRIQNDFQNLANQLHSSHSDHARLCLSYDEPLSHLIYAGADFILVPSIFEPCGLTQLTAMRYGSIPVVRKTGGLYDTVFDVDHDKDRAQTQGLEPNGFSFDGADAGGVDYALNRAISAWYDGRDLFNSLCKRVMEQDWSWNRPALDYLELYHAARKAASNS, via the exons ATGGATGAGCTAGCTTTCGAAGATTTCTTGCTCGAGGAGAAACGAAAGGAACTAGAAAAGCTTGCCAGGGAGGAAGCCGAAAGGGAAAGACAGGCGGAAGAGCAAAGACGAAGGGAAGCTGAGGAGGCTGCTAAAGAAGCAGACAGGTTACAGGCAAGGGCGGAAACTGAAAGAAGGCGAGAATTGTTGCCACAATTGATGGAAAATGCTGTGAGGTCCCTTGATAAAGTTTGGTATGTTGAACCTAGTGAATTTAAAGGCAAGGACTTGATTAGACTATATTATAATAAAAGCTCAGGTCCTCTTACAAATGCTGAGGAAATTTGGATTCATGGTGGGTACAATAAGTGGAAGGATGGATTATCAATTGTAAAAAAGCTTAACAAACCTGTCGTAGAAGGCGATGATTGGTGGTATACTGATG TCGTTGTACCTGAACAAGCTTTTGTACTGGATTGGGTATTTGCTGATGGTCCACCTCAAAATGCTATTGTGTATGATAACAATAGTAATCAAGACTTCCATGCTATTGTCACAATACCTGATGAAAAATATTGGGTTGAGTTAGAGCAGCTGATATACCAAAAACTCCAGGAGGAAAGGAAGTTAAGAGAAGAAGCTATTCATGCAAAG GCTGAAAATACAGCAAAAATGAAAGCTGAAACAAAGGAAAGAACTTTGAAAGGATTTTTGCTTTCCCAAAAGCATATTGTCTACACAGAGCCTCTAGATGTTCAAGCAGGAAGCACAGTGACAGTATTTTATAACCCCTCCAACACAAATCTCAATGGAAAACCTGAGGTCTGGTTTAGATGTTCGTTTAATCGTTGGTCTCACCGTAATGGTCCTTTGCCACCTCAAAGAATGCTGCCAGCAGAGAATGGTACTCATGTTAAAGCCACAG TCAAGGTTCCACTGGATGCATACATGATGGATTTTGTATTCTCCGAGAGTAAAGATGGTGGAGTCTTTGATAACAAATTTGGACTGGATTATCACATACCTGTTTTTGGAGGTATTGTAAAGGAATCACCTTTGCATATCATCCATATTGCCGTTGAGATGGCCCCAATTGCAAAG GTTGGAGGCCTTGGTGATGTTGTTACTGGTCTATCCCGGGCCGTCCAGGATTTAAGTCACAATGTGGACATCATTCTTCCAAAGTATGACTGTTTGAACCTTAGCAAT GTAAAGGACTTCAATTTTCACAAAAGCTATTTCTGGGGTGGAACTGAAATAAAAGTATGGCATGGAAAGGTTGAAGGCCTCTCTGTCTACTTTTTGGAGCCTCAAAATGG ATTTTTCTGGGTTGGATGTGTATATGGTCGTAATAACGATGCAGAGAGATTTGGTTTCTTTTGTCATGCTGCTCTTGAATTTCTACTCCAAAGTGGATTCCATCCT GATATAATTCACTGCCATGATTGGTCCAGTGCTCCAGTTGCATGGTTATTTAAAGAAAACTATGCACATTATGGTCTTAGTAAAGCACAAGTTGTCTTCACAATTCATAACCTTGAATTCGGAGCTCACTTCATCGCGAAAGCTATGAAATACTCGGACAAAGCTACAACT GTTTCCCCCACTTATTCAAGGGAGATTGCTGGACATCCTGCAGTTGCCCCTAATCTTCACAAGTTCCATGGCATAATAAATGGAATTGATCCAGATATATGGGACCCTTATAATGACAATTTTATTCCT GTACCATACACATCTGAAAATGTTGTTGAAGGGAAAAGAGCTGCCAAGCAAGCTCTCCAGGAAAGGCTTGGTTTGAAACAAGCTGATCTTCCTTTAGTTGGAATCATTACTCGATTGACTCATCAGAAAGGAATCCATCTCATCAAACATGCCATATGGCGCACACTAGAATGCGGTGGACAG GTTGTATTACTGGGTTCGGCTCCGGACCATCGCATCCAAAATGATTTTCAGAATTTGGCCAATCAATTACATTCTTCTCATAGTGATCATGCCAGACTTTGCCTTTCATACGATGAGCCTCTTTCGCACTTG ATATATGCTGGTGCTGATTTCATTCTAGTTCCTTCAATCTTTGAGCCATGTGGACTCACTCAACTCACTGCAATGAGATACGGTTCAATACCTGTTGTTCGAAAAACTGGAG GACTTTATGATACAGTATTTGATGTTGATCATGATAAGGATAGAGCACAAACGCAAGGTCTCGAGCCAAATGGATTTAGTTTTGATGGAGCTGATGCTGGGGGTGTTGATTATGCACTAAATAG GGCAATATCAGCTTGGTATGATGGGCGTGATTTGTTCAACAGTTTATGCAAAAGGGTGATGGAGCAAGACTGGTCTTGGAACCGGCCTGCCCTTGATTATTTGGAGCTTTACCATGCAGCACGCAAGGCTGCATCTAACAGCTaa